The Athene noctua chromosome 3, bAthNoc1.hap1.1, whole genome shotgun sequence genome includes a region encoding these proteins:
- the LOC141958570 gene encoding retinoic acid-induced protein 3-like, with amino-acid sequence MTSPPRGCGSIAADYYLLCDMEKAWGIVLESLAAAGILITIFLICSLFFLICKIQDNSKRHMVSIYFFFLLGTLGIFGLTFAFIIRLNDRTRPTRFFLFGVIFALCFSCLLTHACNLNKLVRGRKPFSWLVLLLLIVSFALVQVVINIEYLVTMLVNQKDKFLNMSPENTNKDFVMLLIYVLFLMALTFLVSMFTFCGSYKSWKRHGAHIFVTILFSIAIWVVWITMLTKGNTVLKKRSWDDPVVAIALVSNGWIFLIMYIVPEICFLTAPLKLGDYPPENDFCQPKFIKQTIGVDNRAYTQDEIVQGDTGDRNYSPYSSHFQMKTIEPQNDFSIPRPKARTSPYHDYTGGKGPM; translated from the exons ATGACGTCGCCTCCCCGAGGCTGCGGCAGCATTGCTGCTGACTATTACCTGctctgtgacatggagaaggccTGGGGGATTGTCCTGGAGTCGCTGGCTGCAGCTGGCATCCTCATCACCATTTTCCTCATCTGCTCACTCTtcttcctcatctgtaaaatcCAAGACAACAGCAAGCGACACATGGTCTCCatctatttcttctttctcttagGAACGCTCGGCATTTTTGGTCTCACTTTTGCCTTCATCATTAGACTCAATGACAGGACTCGCCCCACTCGCTTCTTCCTATTTGGAGTCATCTTTGCTCTCTGCTTCTCATGCCTCCTCACCCATGCCTGCAACCTCAACAAACTAGTGAGAGGAAGAAAGCCCTTCTcctggctggtgctgctgctcctcattGTTTCCTTTGCCCTGGTACAAGTTGTGATCAACATTGAGTACTTAGTCACCATGCTAGTAAACCAGAAAGACAAATTTCTGAATATGTCTCCAGAGAACACCAACAAGGACTTTGTTATGCTTTTGATCTATGTGCTCTTCTTGATGGCTCTGACCTTCTTGGTTTCTATGTTCACATTCTGTGGGTCATACAAAAGCTGGAAGAGGCATGGGGCCCACATCTTTGTCACTATCCTGTTCTCCATTGCCATTTGGGTAGTGTGGATCACTATGCTCACAAAAGGCAACACGGTTTTAAAGAAACGTAGCTGGGATGATCCTGTCGTGGCCATTGCTCTGGTGTCCAATGGATGGATTTTCCTGATAATGTATATTGTCCCTGAAATTTGTTTCCTCACTGCCCCTCTGAAGCTGGGAGACTACCCTCCAGAAAATGACTTCTGCCAACCCAAGTTCATAAAACAGACAATTGGAGTGGACAACCGTGCCTATACCCAAGATGAAATTGTGCAAG GAGACACAGGAGACCGCAACTACTCCCCATACTCTTCTCACTTTCAGATGAAG ACCATCGAACCCCAAAATGATTTCTCCATCCCTCGGCCCAAGGCTCGGACAAGCCCATACCATGACTACACTGGTGGGAAAGGCCCCATGTAG